The Paraburkholderia sp. ZP32-5 genome includes a window with the following:
- the fliD gene encoding flagellar filament capping protein FliD: protein MSTIPGTSNATSGSQSSAQAAAAAAQAALQAAAQSIIGGSTGNSLDVGSLVSALVTAKVAGQTQALATQTSTDNAQISALGQLQASLAQLQVNIAPLFNGSMLTAFTASVTGTAITASAGSGAVAGTYSLNVSQVASAQSLTSGAFSTSAAQSLGTGTLSVSVGGKSMDVDINASNNSLSGIAAAINSANDNPGVSATVVTGSDGSHLVLSSKSTGAANTINVSVSNASSGSTLGNLAVSTSTTVSSSSLSSTQASALGAGTMAVTVGSQTLNVSVGATDSLTDLANSINSAATAKGAGVTASVSTDASGNQTLVLTPASSSISVSATVSGATSGSPLAGLTMASQSQVSSSSGWVQASAAADAVFTINGTQATSSTNAVTTALPGVTINLTAAAVGSGTQTLTVAPDTATEATDISNFVTAYNAVMSTISSLTSYNKSAAAGSQGGPLLGNSMVQSLQLSLGNIVSSSVSSSGVSGALSSLGITLNQDGTLSLDPNALNSAVQTDPSQVAAVFNLTNGIGQQLNATVKNYTATSDEGGLISLQTDALTTDLKNITTQTTALTAYSNQLTTQYNAEFTALNTLMASTQNDTQYLTALFGGSNSSGALSDAKG from the coding sequence ATGTCGACTATCCCCGGTACTTCCAACGCAACGTCAGGGAGCCAATCGTCCGCACAGGCAGCGGCAGCCGCGGCCCAGGCCGCGCTACAGGCGGCGGCCCAGTCGATCATCGGCGGCTCCACGGGCAACTCTCTCGATGTCGGCTCGCTGGTGTCGGCCCTCGTCACTGCCAAGGTCGCCGGCCAGACGCAGGCATTGGCCACCCAGACCAGCACCGACAACGCCCAGATCTCGGCCCTCGGCCAGCTGCAGGCCTCGCTGGCGCAGTTGCAGGTGAATATCGCGCCGCTGTTCAACGGCTCGATGCTGACCGCCTTCACCGCCTCGGTGACCGGCACCGCCATCACCGCGAGCGCCGGCAGCGGCGCGGTAGCGGGCACGTACTCGCTGAACGTATCGCAGGTCGCCAGCGCGCAAAGCCTGACCTCGGGCGCCTTCAGCACCAGCGCGGCGCAGTCGCTCGGCACCGGCACGTTGAGCGTGTCGGTCGGCGGCAAGTCGATGGACGTCGATATCAACGCGTCGAACAACAGCCTGAGCGGCATCGCCGCCGCAATCAATTCGGCGAACGACAACCCCGGCGTATCGGCGACGGTCGTCACCGGTTCGGACGGCTCGCACCTCGTGCTGAGCTCCAAATCGACGGGCGCGGCCAACACGATCAACGTATCGGTGTCGAACGCAAGCTCCGGTTCCACGCTCGGCAACCTCGCCGTATCGACCAGCACGACGGTCAGCTCCAGCTCGCTGAGCTCCACGCAGGCCTCGGCGCTCGGCGCCGGCACGATGGCCGTCACGGTGGGCTCCCAGACGCTGAACGTCAGCGTCGGCGCAACCGATAGCCTGACCGACCTCGCGAACTCGATCAATTCGGCGGCCACGGCCAAGGGCGCCGGCGTGACCGCGAGCGTCAGCACCGACGCAAGCGGCAACCAGACGCTCGTGCTGACACCGGCATCGTCCAGCATCTCGGTGTCCGCCACTGTGAGCGGCGCCACCTCCGGCAGCCCGCTCGCAGGCCTGACGATGGCCTCGCAGTCGCAGGTCAGCTCGTCGAGCGGCTGGGTCCAGGCATCGGCCGCAGCCGACGCCGTGTTCACGATCAACGGCACGCAAGCTACGAGTTCGACCAACGCGGTGACTACCGCGCTGCCCGGCGTCACGATCAACCTGACCGCCGCGGCGGTCGGCTCGGGCACGCAGACGCTGACCGTCGCACCGGACACGGCCACGGAAGCCACCGACATCAGCAATTTCGTCACCGCGTACAACGCAGTGATGAGCACGATCAGCTCGCTCACGTCGTACAACAAGTCCGCCGCGGCAGGCTCGCAAGGCGGCCCGCTGCTCGGCAATTCGATGGTCCAGAGCCTGCAGCTTTCGCTCGGCAATATCGTCAGCAGCAGCGTGTCGAGCTCCGGCGTGAGCGGTGCGCTCAGCTCGCTCGGCATCACGCTGAACCAGGACGGTACGCTGTCGCTGGATCCGAATGCGCTAAACAGCGCCGTGCAGACCGACCCGTCCCAGGTTGCGGCAGTCTTCAACCTGACCAACGGCATCGGGCAGCAGCTGAACGCGACCGTCAAGAATTACACGGCGACCTCGGACGAAGGCGGGCTGATCTCGCTGCAGACCGACGCACTGACGACCGACCTGAAGAACATCACCACGCAAACCACCGCGTTGACCGCGTACTCGAACCAGCTGACCACGCAATACAATGCTGAATTCACCGCGCTCAACACGTTGATGGCGAGCACGCAGAACGACACGCAGTATCTGACCGCACTGTTCGGCGGCTCGAACAGCTCGGGTGCGTTGTCCGACGCGAAGGGCTGA
- a CDS encoding flagellin N-terminal helical domain-containing protein — translation MLSINSNISSLVAQQNLNGSSSALSQAITRLSSGKRINSAADDAAGLAISTTLQTAITGLTQGVSNANDGTSMVQTASTGLTQITQSLQLISQLANEAAGGSLSGSNQAALQQEVAQQVAEVNRLASQTNYNGINLLNGTAGNVSVQVGANVGQTITINLSQGVSAASLGSGPVQVGNTVGSITGLDLTSSGAANSTGGTGAITQINILANGTGGFTYTDQNNQVISSSVASNLFTVTGSANGIDSITLNSASASNGLSLDNEMTAINNYFGSTDSAGNAVSSANSGTVLGKLSGLNIDPTSGSTAAAGTANVITSITVETNGAGGFAYVDQNGHQLSSSVAASVFSTTGGTLSFASGTPKSTIYGASSTAATSSASPTGTSLQQINYTNQPTSVAQVDVSTTAGANLAMETVANALSTISNIQATLGAAQNRLTGIATSQQAESTDLSSAQSQITDADFAQETANLSKAQVLQQAGISVLAQANSQPQQVLKLLQ, via the coding sequence ATGCTCAGCATCAATAGCAACATCTCGTCGCTGGTTGCTCAACAAAACCTGAACGGTTCCAGCAGCGCGCTGTCGCAAGCCATCACCCGCCTGTCGTCGGGCAAGCGCATCAACAGCGCAGCGGACGACGCGGCTGGCCTCGCAATTTCCACCACGTTGCAAACCGCTATCACCGGTTTGACGCAAGGTGTGTCGAACGCCAACGACGGTACGTCGATGGTGCAAACGGCAAGCACGGGCCTGACGCAGATCACGCAAAGTCTGCAGCTGATCAGCCAGCTCGCGAACGAAGCAGCCGGCGGCTCGCTGTCGGGCAGCAACCAGGCAGCACTGCAACAGGAAGTCGCGCAGCAAGTCGCTGAAGTGAACCGTCTGGCTTCGCAAACCAACTACAACGGTATCAACCTGCTGAACGGCACGGCTGGTAACGTCAGCGTGCAAGTCGGCGCAAACGTCGGTCAAACGATCACGATCAACCTGAGCCAAGGCGTGTCGGCAGCGTCGCTCGGTTCGGGTCCGGTCCAGGTCGGCAACACGGTCGGCTCGATCACGGGTCTCGACCTGACGTCGTCGGGCGCAGCGAACTCGACAGGCGGCACGGGCGCGATCACCCAGATCAACATTCTGGCGAACGGCACGGGCGGCTTCACGTACACCGACCAGAACAACCAGGTCATCTCGAGCTCGGTGGCATCGAACCTGTTCACGGTGACGGGCTCGGCCAACGGTATCGACAGCATCACGCTGAACTCGGCCTCCGCGTCGAACGGTCTGTCGCTCGACAACGAAATGACGGCGATCAACAACTACTTCGGCAGCACGGACTCGGCGGGCAACGCGGTTTCGTCCGCAAACTCGGGCACGGTCCTCGGCAAGCTGTCGGGCCTGAACATCGACCCGACGTCGGGCAGCACGGCTGCAGCTGGCACGGCTAACGTGATCACGTCGATCACCGTCGAAACGAACGGCGCAGGCGGCTTCGCGTACGTCGACCAGAACGGCCACCAGCTGTCCAGCTCGGTCGCGGCTTCGGTGTTCTCGACGACGGGCGGCACGCTGTCGTTCGCAAGCGGCACGCCGAAGAGCACGATCTACGGCGCAAGCAGCACGGCAGCTACGTCGAGCGCCAGCCCAACCGGCACCTCGCTGCAGCAGATCAACTACACGAACCAGCCGACTTCCGTCGCGCAGGTCGACGTCAGCACGACCGCTGGCGCGAACCTCGCAATGGAAACGGTCGCCAACGCACTGTCGACGATCAGCAACATTCAGGCAACGCTCGGCGCGGCACAAAACCGCCTGACCGGTATCGCCACGTCGCAGCAAGCTGAATCGACCGACCTGTCGAGCGCGCAATCGCAAATCACGGACGCGGACTTCGCACAGGAAACCGCTAACCTGAGCAAGGCGCAGGTTCTGCAACAAGCTGGTATCTCGGTGCTCGCACAGGCCAACTCGCAGCCGCAGCAAGTGCTGAAGCTGCTGCAATAA
- a CDS encoding aldo/keto reductase, with product MQKRRIGRSELQVVPLMFGGNVFGWTVDEATSFSILDAFVDAGLDFIDTADVYSAWVPGNQGGESETILGKWFRQSGKRERIVLATKVSKHPQRKGLSAANIQAAVEDSLRRLQTDYIDIYFSHDDDTATPLTETLGAYQKLIEAGKVRVIGASNYSGARVEEALAVSRQHGLPEYQLLQPEYNLYDRAQYERDSEPVALANHLGVVVYYSLASGFLSGKYRSQADLAGKVRGSRVEKYLNERGLRILGVLDHAAERHRSTPAAIALAWLIARPSVTAPIASATSVDQLESLAAAVQLTLTADDIRELNAASA from the coding sequence ATGCAAAAACGCAGGATTGGCCGTTCCGAATTGCAGGTCGTGCCGTTGATGTTCGGCGGCAATGTATTTGGCTGGACCGTCGATGAAGCGACGTCGTTTTCGATACTCGATGCGTTCGTCGACGCGGGGCTCGACTTCATCGATACCGCCGATGTCTATTCCGCATGGGTGCCCGGCAACCAGGGCGGCGAGTCGGAGACGATCCTCGGCAAGTGGTTCCGGCAAAGCGGCAAGCGCGAGCGGATCGTGCTCGCTACCAAGGTGTCGAAGCATCCGCAACGCAAGGGGCTGTCGGCCGCGAACATTCAGGCGGCGGTCGAGGATTCGCTGCGACGCCTGCAGACCGATTACATCGACATCTATTTTTCTCACGATGACGATACGGCGACTCCGCTGACCGAGACGCTCGGCGCGTACCAGAAACTGATCGAGGCCGGCAAGGTGCGTGTAATCGGTGCGTCGAATTACAGCGGCGCGCGCGTGGAGGAAGCACTCGCGGTATCGCGCCAGCACGGCTTGCCCGAATACCAGTTGCTGCAGCCCGAATACAACCTGTATGACCGCGCGCAATACGAGCGCGACAGCGAGCCGGTGGCGCTCGCGAATCATCTCGGTGTGGTCGTGTATTACAGTCTCGCGAGCGGTTTCCTGTCGGGCAAGTATCGTAGTCAGGCAGATCTGGCCGGCAAGGTGCGGGGCAGCCGGGTGGAGAAGTATCTGAACGAGCGCGGCCTGCGGATTCTCGGCGTGCTCGATCACGCCGCCGAACGGCACCGCAGCACGCCGGCGGCGATTGCGCTGGCCTGGCTGATCGCGCGTCCGAGCGTTACCGCCCCAATTGCCAGCGCGACTTCGGTCGACCAGCTTGAGAGCCTCGCAGCCGCAGTCCAGCTTACGCTGACCGCCGACGACATCCGCGAACTGAATGCGGCGAGCGCCTGA
- a CDS encoding BadF/BadG/BcrA/BcrD ATPase family protein, translating to MTHDYFLIGVDGGGTGTRVVLGDAQGRELAQAASGPSGLGLGIALAWQSIQAACGEAFERAGVTPDWSRCVLGCGLAGVNNRDWLAAFYAQAPRLAGLAVESDAYTTLLGAHGGAPGVIVALGTGSVAASLASDGEFRMASGYGFPSGDEASGAWLGLRLIVHAQQALDGRVPRDELVEALLAHTGAQDRDSLVVWLCEANQTAYARLAPIAVQHRAHPFAARLLDAAGVEVGKMIAALDATGTLPVALCGGLGAPLRDYVPDIYQARLREPMADSAHGGLQLARREAERLAG from the coding sequence ATGACTCACGACTACTTTCTGATTGGCGTCGACGGCGGCGGTACCGGTACGCGTGTTGTGCTCGGTGACGCCCAGGGCCGCGAACTGGCACAGGCGGCGAGCGGACCGTCGGGGCTCGGGCTCGGCATCGCGCTCGCGTGGCAGTCCATTCAGGCGGCTTGCGGCGAAGCGTTCGAGCGGGCCGGGGTGACGCCGGACTGGTCGCGCTGCGTGCTCGGCTGCGGACTCGCGGGCGTGAATAACCGCGACTGGCTCGCGGCGTTTTACGCGCAGGCACCCAGGCTGGCCGGGCTTGCCGTTGAGTCCGACGCTTACACGACGCTGCTCGGCGCGCATGGCGGCGCGCCTGGCGTGATCGTCGCGCTCGGTACAGGCAGCGTGGCGGCGTCGCTCGCGAGCGACGGCGAATTTCGTATGGCAAGCGGCTATGGCTTCCCGTCGGGCGACGAAGCGAGCGGCGCGTGGCTTGGGCTCAGGTTGATCGTGCATGCGCAGCAGGCGCTTGATGGTCGCGTGCCGCGCGATGAGCTCGTCGAGGCGCTGCTTGCGCATACGGGAGCGCAGGATCGCGACAGTCTGGTCGTGTGGTTGTGCGAGGCCAATCAAACCGCTTACGCGCGGCTCGCCCCGATCGCTGTTCAACACCGCGCGCATCCATTCGCGGCGCGACTGCTCGACGCGGCTGGCGTCGAGGTCGGCAAGATGATCGCGGCGCTGGATGCGACGGGAACGTTGCCGGTCGCTCTGTGCGGTGGGCTTGGTGCGCCATTGCGCGACTATGTGCCGGATATTTATCAGGCACGGTTGCGTGAGCCAATGGCGGATTCCGCGCATGGCGGATTGCAGCTCGCAAGGCGAGAGGCGGAACGGCTTGCCGGTTGA
- the rpsU gene encoding 30S ribosomal protein S21 has protein sequence MTTILLKENEPFEVAIRRFRRAIEKNGLIAELRERQAYEKPTTARKRKKAAAVKRLHKRLRSQMLPKKLH, from the coding sequence ATGACGACGATTCTTCTGAAGGAAAACGAGCCGTTCGAAGTGGCAATTCGCCGCTTTCGTCGCGCAATCGAAAAGAATGGCCTGATCGCAGAACTGCGTGAGCGCCAAGCGTACGAAAAGCCGACGACCGCTCGTAAGCGCAAGAAGGCTGCTGCTGTGAAGCGCCTGCACAAGCGCCTGCGCAGCCAGATGCTGCCGAAAAAGCTGCATTAA
- a CDS encoding histidine phosphatase family protein — protein MNRFRGFLHGVAFVLSGLCIGGLATPVAYAANAAASAATVATSTAAAGDVETLVFVRHGEKPAQGYGQLDCQGLNRALALPAVIAAKFGKPDAIYAPDPGQQKDDGGHRYYYVRPLATIEPTAIQFQMPVQTPYGFEQIDQLGKALVDPANRGKLIVIAWEHRLIEKLSRQMLSAHGGNAADIPKWRSGDFDSIYIVRLDWRDGTPRASFKHDREGLDGRAADCPCAALPGAAASTSVSPASISAGSGSSAD, from the coding sequence ATGAACCGTTTCCGCGGATTCCTGCATGGCGTCGCATTCGTGCTCAGTGGCTTGTGTATCGGTGGGCTCGCGACGCCCGTCGCGTACGCGGCTAATGCTGCGGCTAGCGCAGCGACGGTGGCCACGTCCACCGCTGCCGCCGGCGATGTCGAAACGCTCGTGTTCGTGCGCCACGGGGAAAAGCCCGCTCAAGGCTACGGCCAACTCGATTGCCAGGGGCTCAACCGCGCGCTTGCCTTGCCGGCCGTGATCGCCGCGAAGTTCGGCAAACCCGATGCGATCTATGCGCCCGACCCGGGCCAGCAGAAAGACGACGGTGGCCATCGCTACTATTACGTGCGTCCGCTCGCGACGATCGAGCCGACCGCGATTCAATTCCAGATGCCCGTGCAAACGCCGTATGGCTTCGAGCAGATCGATCAGCTCGGCAAAGCGCTCGTCGATCCGGCTAACCGCGGCAAGCTGATCGTGATCGCGTGGGAGCACAGGCTGATCGAAAAGCTGTCGCGCCAGATGCTGAGCGCGCACGGCGGCAACGCGGCCGACATACCCAAATGGCGCAGCGGCGACTTCGACAGCATCTATATAGTTCGGCTCGATTGGCGCGACGGTACGCCTCGCGCGAGCTTCAAACACGATCGTGAAGGGCTCGACGGGCGCGCGGCCGATTGCCCTTGCGCGGCGTTGCCGGGAGCGGCGGCTTCGACTTCAGTTTCGCCGGCTTCGATTTCAGCCGGGTCCGGGAGTTCGGCAGATTAA
- a CDS encoding tetratricopeptide repeat protein → MTIDIELQRAVEHHRAERFSEAEQLYRSILLAEPDHPDANHNFGLLALQMDLFEEGLPYFRAAVAAAPERRQFWASYIEALSLNGRHDEAREVCESGRRHGFTLQVTDSANAAPTAETAPADEAELLANEFAQTISTLVEQGSFEQVETLARQMTDTFPARADGWKFLAHAALRRGDLAAALAPLEKLVALAPDDQLSSQHLYAARAMRDGLVLDSRGEYAAAGKLFQAVLETFPDYPEASHKLATIAIRLHQPDAAIPLLEKAIGANPNQLQYWAHYVDALFQAGRLKAAWVALEMGQQRGLAGPAIDQLIAIMTKVSSQPTVKVPRPVFAGPQEGLPVQPADAPRAIENAPAKPSRPLTAAEEKQCKAIADLFNRGKVQEAIDGARELVVRLPEHGFGWKVIGISLHRLGRYEDSLEYIEKALEFWPTDIDLLILAAGILQMKNRLREAHVYCSRLLKQKPDHAEGLRVMGVILMGQGHLKDAEEIGLRAIEAAPDAGMPVNSLGVTLMKQGRLDEAAELFARGASLSPDNDMMYSNRAFCVTHSENMTPADVFAAHRAFADQFEAPLKPHWPRHMNGKDPERRLRIGFTSGDFCHHAVASFFEPMLIALLRDPSLAVYGYSSTPVNDDVTARLRGLFSSNWRDVVGMKDGALADLIATDGIDILIDLSGHTALNRLRTFAYKPAPLQASWIGYPGTTGLDAVDYFIADRFWVPSEQFRDQFTEKIAYLPALAPFEADRMCPPVNGLPALHNGYVTFGSFNRLDKLRRDVIALWARVLREVPNSRLMIGAMPRDGNGELAEWFAEEGIASERIEFRARSSVSVYLQQHHHVDICLDSFPFSGLTTALHSLWMGVPTLTLPAHTVPGRSGLTAMSHVGLEQYIASGKDDYVNKAVALAADIPALATLRSGLRERCSQSPMFRPDVVAESMSRALRVMWRRWCEGAPAESFEVS, encoded by the coding sequence ATGACTATCGACATCGAGCTCCAACGGGCCGTGGAACATCACCGCGCGGAGCGGTTTTCCGAGGCGGAGCAGCTTTACCGCTCGATCCTGCTCGCCGAACCCGATCACCCCGATGCGAACCACAACTTCGGCCTGCTCGCGCTGCAGATGGACCTGTTCGAGGAAGGCCTGCCGTACTTCCGCGCAGCCGTCGCGGCGGCGCCTGAGCGTCGTCAGTTCTGGGCGAGCTATATCGAAGCGCTGAGCCTGAACGGACGTCACGACGAAGCGCGTGAGGTCTGCGAATCGGGCCGCCGACACGGTTTCACTCTGCAGGTGACGGACAGCGCCAACGCGGCGCCCACCGCCGAAACCGCCCCCGCCGACGAAGCCGAACTGCTCGCCAACGAATTCGCGCAGACCATCTCGACGCTGGTCGAGCAAGGCTCGTTCGAACAGGTAGAGACGCTCGCGCGGCAAATGACCGACACGTTCCCGGCGCGCGCCGACGGCTGGAAGTTTCTGGCCCACGCGGCGCTGCGGCGCGGCGATCTGGCCGCGGCACTGGCACCGCTGGAAAAGCTCGTCGCGCTCGCACCGGACGACCAGCTGTCCAGCCAGCATCTGTACGCCGCGCGTGCGATGCGCGACGGTCTCGTGCTCGACAGCCGCGGCGAATACGCGGCAGCGGGCAAGCTGTTTCAGGCCGTTCTCGAAACCTTCCCCGACTATCCGGAGGCGAGCCACAAGCTCGCCACCATCGCGATCCGGCTGCATCAGCCGGACGCCGCGATTCCGCTGCTCGAAAAGGCCATCGGCGCCAATCCGAATCAGCTCCAGTACTGGGCGCACTACGTCGACGCGCTGTTCCAGGCCGGTCGGCTGAAAGCAGCCTGGGTCGCGCTCGAAATGGGCCAGCAACGCGGCCTCGCGGGTCCCGCGATCGATCAGCTGATCGCGATCATGACGAAGGTCTCTTCGCAGCCGACCGTCAAGGTGCCGCGCCCGGTCTTCGCCGGCCCGCAGGAGGGCCTGCCGGTTCAGCCGGCAGACGCGCCGCGCGCCATCGAGAACGCGCCGGCCAAGCCCTCGCGCCCGCTTACCGCCGCCGAGGAAAAGCAGTGCAAGGCGATCGCCGATCTGTTCAATCGCGGCAAGGTCCAGGAAGCGATCGACGGCGCGCGCGAACTGGTCGTGCGTCTGCCAGAGCATGGCTTCGGCTGGAAGGTGATCGGCATCTCGCTGCATCGCCTTGGCCGCTATGAGGACTCGCTCGAATACATCGAAAAAGCGCTCGAATTCTGGCCTACCGACATCGATCTGCTGATTCTGGCGGCCGGCATACTGCAGATGAAGAACCGCCTGCGCGAAGCGCACGTCTACTGCAGCCGCCTGCTGAAGCAGAAGCCCGATCACGCCGAAGGTCTGCGCGTGATGGGCGTGATCCTGATGGGCCAGGGACATCTGAAAGACGCCGAGGAAATCGGTCTGCGCGCGATCGAGGCCGCGCCCGACGCCGGCATGCCGGTGAACTCGCTGGGCGTCACGCTGATGAAGCAGGGCCGCCTCGACGAAGCGGCGGAGCTGTTCGCGCGCGGCGCGAGTCTGTCGCCCGACAACGACATGATGTACAGCAACCGCGCGTTCTGCGTCACGCACAGCGAAAACATGACGCCGGCCGACGTGTTTGCCGCGCATCGCGCGTTCGCCGACCAGTTCGAAGCGCCACTGAAGCCGCACTGGCCCAGGCACATGAACGGTAAGGACCCCGAGCGGCGTCTGCGAATCGGCTTCACGTCGGGCGACTTCTGCCACCACGCGGTGGCGAGCTTCTTCGAGCCGATGCTGATCGCGCTGCTGCGCGACCCGAGTCTCGCCGTGTACGGCTACTCCAGCACGCCGGTGAACGACGACGTGACCGCGCGTCTGCGCGGCCTTTTCAGCAGCAACTGGCGCGACGTCGTCGGCATGAAGGACGGCGCGCTCGCCGACCTGATCGCGACCGACGGCATCGACATCCTGATCGACCTGTCGGGCCATACCGCGCTGAACCGTCTGCGAACCTTCGCTTATAAACCGGCGCCGCTGCAGGCGAGCTGGATCGGCTATCCCGGCACGACCGGGCTCGACGCGGTCGACTACTTCATCGCCGATCGCTTCTGGGTGCCGTCGGAGCAGTTCCGCGACCAGTTCACCGAAAAGATCGCCTACCTGCCCGCGCTCGCGCCGTTCGAGGCCGACCGCATGTGTCCGCCGGTCAACGGCTTGCCGGCGTTGCACAACGGCTATGTGACGTTCGGCAGCTTCAACCGGCTCGACAAGCTGCGCCGCGACGTGATCGCGCTGTGGGCGCGCGTGCTGCGCGAAGTGCCCAATTCGCGTCTGATGATCGGCGCGATGCCGCGCGACGGCAACGGCGAGCTGGCCGAGTGGTTCGCCGAAGAAGGCATCGCGAGCGAGCGCATCGAATTCCGCGCGCGCTCGAGCGTGTCGGTTTATCTGCAGCAGCATCACCACGTCGACATCTGTCTGGACAGCTTCCCGTTCTCCGGCCTCACGACCGCGCTGCACTCGCTGTGGATGGGCGTGCCGACGCTGACGCTGCCCGCGCATACGGTGCCGGGACGTAGCGGCCTGACCGCGATGTCGCACGTCGGGCTCGAACAGTACATCGCCAGCGGCAAGGACGACTACGTGAACAAGGCGGTCGCGCTCGCCGCGGACATTCCGGCGCTCGCGACGTTGCGCTCGGGTCTGCGCGAACGTTGCAGCCAATCGCCGATGTTCCGCCCCGATGTCGTGGCCGAAAGCATGAGCCGCGCGCTGCGTGTGATGTGGCGGCGCTGGTGCGAAGGCGCGCCGGCCGAATCGTTCGAGGTGTCCTGA
- a CDS encoding flagellar protein FliT, producing the protein MEQAQLLERVLALTEEIDEATRIADWQRAAQLSEQRSPLVHSITAPQPPSGLALVRRIQALDQATLQSAKLASTELATEYQAASQNIQAARQYQRVARF; encoded by the coding sequence ATGGAACAGGCACAACTGCTCGAACGCGTTCTGGCGCTGACCGAGGAAATCGACGAGGCAACTCGCATTGCCGACTGGCAGCGGGCAGCACAACTGTCCGAGCAGCGTTCCCCTCTGGTCCATTCGATCACCGCGCCGCAACCGCCGAGCGGACTCGCGCTCGTGCGCCGCATTCAGGCACTCGACCAGGCCACGCTGCAAAGCGCGAAGCTGGCGAGTACCGAACTCGCGACTGAATATCAGGCGGCAAGCCAGAATATTCAGGCCGCCCGGCAGTATCAGCGCGTCGCGCGGTTCTGA
- a CDS encoding DNA-3-methyladenine glycosylase I yields the protein MTQRCNWVSSEALAQYHDTEWGVPSRDDQHLFEMLVLEGAQAGLSWSTILNKRAGYRRAFADFDIDKVAHFAPKHVDALVTDESIVRHRGKIEAAILNARAVQQIQAEHGSLANFVWSFVDDTPIQNEWASYKHAPASTEISDALSKALKRYGCKFVGSTICYSFMQAIGMVNDHETTCMCRARCASLGKKGRRRKAG from the coding sequence GTGACACAACGATGCAACTGGGTATCGAGCGAAGCGCTCGCACAGTACCACGACACCGAATGGGGGGTGCCCTCGCGCGACGATCAGCACCTGTTCGAAATGCTCGTGCTCGAAGGCGCGCAGGCGGGTCTGTCATGGTCGACGATACTCAACAAACGGGCGGGCTATCGGCGCGCATTTGCCGATTTCGACATCGACAAAGTGGCCCACTTCGCGCCAAAACACGTCGATGCGCTAGTCACCGACGAAAGCATCGTGCGCCATCGCGGCAAGATCGAGGCGGCGATTCTCAATGCGCGCGCCGTGCAACAGATTCAGGCCGAGCACGGCTCGCTCGCGAACTTCGTGTGGTCGTTCGTCGACGATACGCCGATCCAGAACGAATGGGCTTCGTACAAGCACGCGCCGGCGTCGACAGAAATATCGGACGCGCTGAGCAAGGCGCTCAAACGCTATGGCTGCAAATTCGTCGGCTCGACGATCTGCTATTCGTTCATGCAGGCGATCGGCATGGTGAACGATCACGAAACGACCTGTATGTGTCGCGCGCGATGCGCGTCGCTGGGTAAGAAAGGGCGCCGCCGCAAGGCGGGTTGA
- a CDS encoding Cof-type HAD-IIB family hydrolase — MYKVIATDLDGTLLNADHQVDPFTVATVRKLESDGLQFVIATGRHYCDVAGIRDLLGIKPYLITSNGARIHAPDNTVIHADDLPPAIVQRLVQPEIVGAHGRVIVNLFADDAWLIDRDAPDLLKFHRDSGFTYQITDLPAHDGADIAKALYIGDPADLAQVAANLEREFGEHLYVTYSLPDCLEVMTSNVSKGRALQIVLERLGVDAAHCVAFGDNMNDIDLLETAGHPFMMNNANPDLITRLPHVPRIGNNFEAGVAHHLRKLFSLDDELTS, encoded by the coding sequence ATGTACAAAGTCATCGCCACAGACCTCGACGGCACGCTACTCAACGCTGATCACCAGGTGGACCCGTTCACGGTTGCCACGGTGCGCAAGCTGGAAAGCGATGGGCTGCAATTCGTGATCGCCACCGGGCGGCATTATTGCGATGTCGCCGGCATCCGCGATCTGCTCGGCATCAAGCCTTATCTGATTACGTCGAACGGTGCGCGCATTCACGCGCCGGACAACACGGTCATCCACGCCGACGATCTGCCGCCCGCGATCGTCCAGCGTCTCGTGCAACCGGAAATCGTCGGCGCGCATGGCCGCGTGATCGTGAATCTGTTTGCCGACGACGCGTGGCTGATCGATCGCGATGCGCCCGATCTGCTGAAGTTCCATCGGGACTCGGGCTTTACCTATCAAATAACCGACCTGCCGGCCCACGATGGCGCCGATATCGCGAAGGCGCTTTACATCGGAGACCCCGCCGATCTCGCGCAGGTGGCCGCGAACCTCGAGCGTGAATTCGGCGAGCATCTGTACGTGACCTATTCGCTGCCGGACTGTCTGGAAGTGATGACGTCGAACGTGTCGAAAGGACGCGCACTGCAGATCGTGCTCGAGCGCCTCGGTGTCGACGCGGCGCATTGCGTCGCGTTTGGCGACAACATGAACGACATCGACTTGCTCGAGACGGCCGGTCATCCGTTCATGATGAACAACGCCAATCCCGATCTGATCACCCGTCTGCCTCACGTGCCACGCATCGGCAACAATTTCGAGGCGGGCGTCGCGCATCATCTGCGCAAGCTCTTTTCGCTCGACGACGAACTGACGTCGTGA